The following coding sequences lie in one Spinacia oleracea cultivar Varoflay chromosome 1, BTI_SOV_V1, whole genome shotgun sequence genomic window:
- the LOC110785705 gene encoding uncharacterized protein isoform X1: MDEMMEVPKEGEMTDVFLDETVSEADSKIEGFGNDASKHSVGVWCEPVVEVLSVSLRNINKNSNIMRSRAIYANIFVVDSMTNKTNTKCVIYERNVQGHEPEIIPFDGGTLSLTGPDDIMSMDRPFIGLDIFDRVVGETIVNGFKPLVKTVDMAKQNHTFEQFNKLMVHGHHESGCSAELEYLALTFGVFATVEVQLIKGRGNKRRIGEEKEEKGFKVYGTISASYNLLCSESKVNRIMLFETKEDSNDFKWVRLGCPLALSRSVVAVPAYSSLTIQVELWDFATKKLIVQGSNKFETTNHRAEKTITGLSNLDAEVTIVWEKPFKLDDPVAKKSINCGIHSHFWAPHAVEVFSIFIGRETDKPLRLHGMVAFGGGPGGFKLFNRCKDDPFILDPGRNLLPLKGPNVTLAGGDAFEISVDLEDVDGLVSIKGIVSSGYGIDHHQGGWFNRLLCSVIKGKHELSFAAVHYTVIAYAIKVTLKVQLFFKGGHEHYSNEISRIHGSLVAFNDKYGRRSTYERLYYQNVIFERPKENPLEIPCMEDFDMDVELSKNVFAVPHNSCLHIAVDLSCQCPSFSGFIKDTIQFKVGGNVSNDVVIEGDLFRINISVKWSQA; this comes from the exons ATGGACGAGATGATGGAGGTGCCGAAAGAGGGTGAGATGACGGACGTGTTTCTGGATGAGACAGTTTCTGAAGCAGACAGTAAAATAGAAGGCTTTGGAAATGATGCTAGCAAACATTCTGTGGGTGTTTGGTGTGAACCTGTGGTTGAGGTTCTATCTGTGAGTCTCCGCAACATTAATAAGAACAGCAATATCATGAGATCACGGGCAATTTATGctaatatttttgttgttgataGTATGACTAATAAGACTAATACCAAATGTGTTATCTATGAACGCAATGTTCAAGGTCATGAACCAGAGATAATCCCTTTCGATGGTGGTACCTTAAGCCTCACAGGGCCTGATGATATTATGTCAATGGATAGACCATTTATTGGTCTTGATATCTTCGACAGGGTTGTAGGTGAAACCATCGTTAATGGTTTTAAACCTTTGGTGAAGACTGTTGATATGGCAAAACAAAATCATACGTTTGAACAATTCAACAAACTTATGGTTCATGGCCATCATGAGTCTGGCTGTTCCGCAGAGTTGGAGTACCTTGCACTAACTTTTGGTGTTTTTGCCACTGTCGAGGTCCAACTCATTAAAGGAAGGGGGAACAAGAGGAGAATAGGAGAAGAAAAGGAAGAGAAAGGATTTAAGGTTTACGGGACAATTTCTGCCAGTTATAATCTTTTATGTTCGGAAAGTAAAGTTAATCGCATTATGCTTTTTGAGACTAAGGAGGATTCTAATGACTTTAAATGGGTGAGATTGGGGTGTCCTCTCGCCCTGTCTAGATCTGTGGTGGCAGTGCCTGCATATTCATCTCTCACAATTCAAGTAGAATTATGGGATTTTGCTACAAAGAAGCTAATTGTTCAGGGCAGCAATAAGTTTGAAACTACGAACCACAGGGCTGAGAAAACCATTACTGGTCTAAGTAATTTAGATGCAGAAGTGACTATTGTTTGGGAGAAGCCGTTCAAGTTGGATGATCCGGTCGCCAAAAAATCAATCAATTGTGGAATTCATTCCCATTTTTGG GCTCCTCATGCAGTGGAGGTGTTTTCAATCTTTATTGGCCGGGAAACTGACAAGCCCTTGCGACTCCATGGAATGGTTGCCTTTGGCGGTGGCCCGGGTGGTTTTAAACTTTTTAACAGATGCAAGGATGATCCGTTTATCTTGGACCCTGGCAGAAATTTGTTACCTCTAAAAGGCCCAAATGTTACTTTAGCAGGCGGGGATGCATTTGAGATATCAGTGGACCTTGAGGATGTTGATGGTCTTGTGTCAATCAAAGGGATTGTATcgtcaggttatggaattgatCATCATCAAGGTGGTTGGTTTAATCGGCTCTTGTGTTCTGTTATTAAAGGTAAGCATGAACTTAGTTTTGCTGCTGTTCATTACACAGTCATAGCTTATGCTATAAAGGTTACGTTAAAAGTTCAGTTGTTCTTCAAAGGTGGGCATGAACATTATTCTAATGAAATTAGCAGAATTCATGGGAGTCTGGTTGCTTTTAATGATAAGTATGGGCGTAGATCAACTTATGAGAGATTATACTATCAAAATGTGATTTTTGAGAGGCCTAAAGAAAATCCTTTAGAAATCCCATGTATGGAGGATTTTGATATGGATGTGGAGCTTTCAAAAAACGTGTTTGCTGTTCCGCACAATTCCTGCTTGCATATAGCAGTAGATTTGAGTTGCCAATGCCCGAGTTTCAGTGGATTCATAAAGGACACAATTCAATTCAAAGTTGGTGGTAATGTTTCTAATGATGTAGTTATTGAGGGAGATTTATTTCGCATAAACATCAGTGTCAAATGGAGTCAAGCATGA
- the LOC110785705 gene encoding uncharacterized protein isoform X2, which yields MDEMMEVPKEGEMTDVFLDETVSEADSKIEGFGNDASKHSVGVWCEPVVEVLSVSLRNINKNSNIMRSRAIYANIFVVDSMTNKTNTKCVIYERNVQGHEPEIIPFDGGTLSLTGPDDIMSMDRPFIGLDIFDRVVGETIVNGFKPLVKTVDMAKQNHTFEQFNKLMVHGHHESGCSAELEYLALTFGVFATVEVQLIKGRGNKRRIGEEKEEKGFKVYGTISASYNLLCSESKVNRIMLFETKEDSNDFKWVRLGCPLALSRSVVAVPAYSSLTIQVELWDFATKKLIVQGSNKFETTNHRAEKTITGLSNLDAEVTIVWEKPFKLDDPVAKKSINCGIHSHFWAPHAVEVFSIFIGRETDKPLRLHGMVAFGGGPGGFKLFNRCKDDPFILDPGRNLLPLKGPNVTLAGGDAFEISVDLEDVDGLVSIKGIVSSGYGIDHHQGGWFNRLLCSVIKGVYRSHAYFLQGASRRWSFRRHR from the exons ATGGACGAGATGATGGAGGTGCCGAAAGAGGGTGAGATGACGGACGTGTTTCTGGATGAGACAGTTTCTGAAGCAGACAGTAAAATAGAAGGCTTTGGAAATGATGCTAGCAAACATTCTGTGGGTGTTTGGTGTGAACCTGTGGTTGAGGTTCTATCTGTGAGTCTCCGCAACATTAATAAGAACAGCAATATCATGAGATCACGGGCAATTTATGctaatatttttgttgttgataGTATGACTAATAAGACTAATACCAAATGTGTTATCTATGAACGCAATGTTCAAGGTCATGAACCAGAGATAATCCCTTTCGATGGTGGTACCTTAAGCCTCACAGGGCCTGATGATATTATGTCAATGGATAGACCATTTATTGGTCTTGATATCTTCGACAGGGTTGTAGGTGAAACCATCGTTAATGGTTTTAAACCTTTGGTGAAGACTGTTGATATGGCAAAACAAAATCATACGTTTGAACAATTCAACAAACTTATGGTTCATGGCCATCATGAGTCTGGCTGTTCCGCAGAGTTGGAGTACCTTGCACTAACTTTTGGTGTTTTTGCCACTGTCGAGGTCCAACTCATTAAAGGAAGGGGGAACAAGAGGAGAATAGGAGAAGAAAAGGAAGAGAAAGGATTTAAGGTTTACGGGACAATTTCTGCCAGTTATAATCTTTTATGTTCGGAAAGTAAAGTTAATCGCATTATGCTTTTTGAGACTAAGGAGGATTCTAATGACTTTAAATGGGTGAGATTGGGGTGTCCTCTCGCCCTGTCTAGATCTGTGGTGGCAGTGCCTGCATATTCATCTCTCACAATTCAAGTAGAATTATGGGATTTTGCTACAAAGAAGCTAATTGTTCAGGGCAGCAATAAGTTTGAAACTACGAACCACAGGGCTGAGAAAACCATTACTGGTCTAAGTAATTTAGATGCAGAAGTGACTATTGTTTGGGAGAAGCCGTTCAAGTTGGATGATCCGGTCGCCAAAAAATCAATCAATTGTGGAATTCATTCCCATTTTTGG GCTCCTCATGCAGTGGAGGTGTTTTCAATCTTTATTGGCCGGGAAACTGACAAGCCCTTGCGACTCCATGGAATGGTTGCCTTTGGCGGTGGCCCGGGTGGTTTTAAACTTTTTAACAGATGCAAGGATGATCCGTTTATCTTGGACCCTGGCAGAAATTTGTTACCTCTAAAAGGCCCAAATGTTACTTTAGCAGGCGGGGATGCATTTGAGATATCAGTGGACCTTGAGGATGTTGATGGTCTTGTGTCAATCAAAGGGATTGTATcgtcaggttatggaattgatCATCATCAAGGTGGTTGGTTTAATCGGCTCTTGTGTTCTGTTATTAAAG GAGTTTATCGGAGCCATGCCTATTTTCTCCAAGGAGCTTCTCGCCGGTGGAGTTTCCGGCGGCATCGCTAA